In Palaemon carinicauda isolate YSFRI2023 chromosome 38, ASM3689809v2, whole genome shotgun sequence, a single window of DNA contains:
- the LOC137630355 gene encoding FLYWCH-type zinc finger-containing protein 1-like yields the protein MPLEFIESEKGRKKLVENGFIFYKNGEIDEGVYWKCDKYPITKCRARIITANDHIVKSSTNHNHVLDVAESAAKEIVTKIRHLAKTTQEAPRSVLSNVLEDCDQVVAPKLPKVQSMKRTIRSIRQQTLAVPALPSTCSEIVFPPDLTITFKGDQFLMYDSGPVEKRIVIFTTKWNLQCLSQSSHWYADGTFKTVPLLFHQLYTFHGLKQKVSLPLLFALLPDKTEETYIDFLQQLEKLEPLCAPLSITIDFEKAMMKVCLKEFPNTEQNGCLFHFSQCIFRAIQNNGLKRKYETETSFALSRNNDLKSS from the coding sequence ATGCCTCTTGAATTCATCGAATCGGAAAAAGGTCGTAAGAAATTAGTTGAGAATGgatttatattttacaaaaatgGTGAAATTGACGAAGGAGTTTATTGGAAGTGTGATAAATATCCAATAACAAAATGCCGCGCTCGTATAATTACGGCAAATGATCACATAGTAAAATCATCTACAAATCACAATCATGTATTAGATGTGGCCGAAAGTGCAGCAAAGGAAATTGTGACAAAAATACGTCATCTGGCTAAGACAACACAAGAGGCACCCAGATCAGTTTTATCTAATGTGCTCGAAGATTGCGATCAAGTTGTTGCTCCAAAACTTCCCAAGGTGCAAAGTATGAAGAGAACTATAAGATCTATAAGACAACAAACCCTCGCTGTACCAGCCCTACCATCAACATGCAGTGAAATCGTTTTTCCACCCGATCTAACCATAACTTTTAAAGGTGATCAGTTTCTGATGTATGACTCAGGACCGGTTGAAAAGCGTATAGTCATATTTACAACCAAATGGAATTTACAGTGTTTATCACAAAGTAGTCATTGGTATGCTGACGGAACATTTAAAACTGTACCTTTGCTATTTCATCAGTTATATACATTTCATGGACTAAAACAGAAAGTGTCGTTGCCACTTCTTTTTGCATTATTGCCAGATAAAACAGAAGAAACTTATATAGATTTTTTACAGCAGTTAGAGAAGCTTGAACCTTTGTGCGCACCACTATCAATAACGATCGATTTTGAAAAAGCTATGATGAAAGTGTGTCTGAAGGAATTTCCAAATACAGaacaaaatggttgccttttccacTTCAGCCAATGTATTTTCCGTGCAATACAAAATAATGGCCTAAAACGAAAATATGAAACAGAAACCAGTTTTGCTCTTTCTAGAAATAATGATCTCAAATCCTCCTAA